From Pontibacter actiniarum, a single genomic window includes:
- a CDS encoding glycerol-3-phosphate dehydrogenase/oxidase, producing MDGNKKNYTASAFNRAALKQELALEGQVWDVIVIGGGATGLGVGVDAASRGFRTLLLEQSDFAKGTSSRSTKLVHGGVRYLAQGDVSLVFEALRERGLLIQNAPHLVHRQPFVIPSYSWWNKMFYGIGLNVYDWMAGRYRLEKTSFLSKAAVTRLLPNVRKEGLAGGIMYYDGQFDDARLAVNLAQTCVEQGGVALNYMKVDGLLKDGSGKVAGVQVHDVESGEAYELKAKVVVNATGVFVNEVLQMDAPKQQPLVRPSQGVHVVIDRSFLKGDNALMLPKTPDGRVLFAVPWHGHVLLGTTDTPLDEHSLEPRALEQEIDFILQTAGQYLEQKPTRQDVLSVFAGLRPLAAPTKNSGSTKEISRSHKLIVAASGLITITGGKWTTYRKMAEDTVDKAIALAGLPFRPCNTEGLQIHGAINEKSNILKPLSIYGADARGVEELVQQQPGLGRPLHKKFSHIQAEVVWAARHEMARTVEDVLARRLRVLFLDAKAAIDMAPQVAELMATELGHDAAWQQDQVRVFTQLAGQYLLEPYSKATPAAVDQI from the coding sequence GTGGATGGAAATAAAAAGAACTATACCGCGTCTGCCTTTAACCGTGCTGCGCTAAAGCAGGAGTTGGCACTGGAGGGGCAGGTGTGGGATGTCATAGTAATAGGAGGGGGGGCTACCGGATTGGGAGTAGGTGTCGACGCTGCGTCGAGAGGCTTTCGGACGCTGCTCCTGGAGCAGTCTGACTTTGCAAAAGGAACCTCCAGCAGGAGTACAAAGCTGGTGCATGGCGGTGTGCGCTACCTGGCACAGGGTGATGTAAGCCTGGTTTTCGAAGCCTTGCGCGAAAGGGGGCTGCTGATTCAGAACGCACCGCACCTGGTGCACAGGCAGCCCTTCGTTATTCCTAGCTACAGTTGGTGGAACAAGATGTTCTACGGCATAGGGCTCAACGTGTATGATTGGATGGCGGGGCGCTACCGCTTGGAGAAAACCTCTTTCCTGAGCAAAGCGGCCGTTACGCGGCTCTTGCCAAACGTGAGAAAAGAAGGCCTTGCCGGGGGAATTATGTATTATGACGGGCAGTTTGACGACGCCAGGCTGGCTGTAAACCTGGCGCAGACCTGTGTGGAGCAGGGTGGAGTGGCGCTTAACTATATGAAAGTCGATGGCCTGCTGAAGGACGGAAGCGGGAAAGTGGCCGGCGTTCAGGTGCACGATGTGGAAAGCGGAGAGGCTTATGAGCTGAAGGCAAAGGTGGTGGTAAACGCAACCGGTGTGTTTGTGAACGAAGTGTTGCAGATGGATGCCCCTAAGCAGCAGCCGCTGGTAAGGCCGAGCCAGGGAGTGCACGTGGTCATAGACCGCTCCTTTCTGAAGGGGGATAATGCGCTGATGCTTCCAAAGACTCCGGACGGACGCGTGTTGTTCGCTGTGCCATGGCATGGGCACGTGCTGTTAGGAACAACAGATACACCACTGGATGAGCATAGCCTGGAGCCAAGGGCGCTGGAGCAGGAAATTGACTTTATCCTGCAGACGGCCGGGCAGTACCTGGAGCAAAAACCGACACGGCAGGATGTGTTAAGCGTGTTTGCCGGGCTGCGCCCCTTAGCGGCCCCAACAAAAAATTCTGGCAGTACGAAAGAGATTTCCAGAAGCCATAAACTTATCGTGGCCGCATCCGGCTTAATTACCATAACAGGCGGTAAATGGACCACTTACCGCAAAATGGCAGAGGATACTGTAGATAAGGCCATTGCCCTCGCAGGCTTGCCTTTCAGACCATGCAATACCGAAGGCTTACAAATACATGGGGCTATAAATGAAAAAAGTAATATATTGAAACCCCTTAGCATCTATGGCGCAGACGCCAGGGGAGTGGAAGAGCTCGTGCAGCAGCAGCCGGGCCTGGGCAGGCCCTTGCACAAAAAGTTTTCGCACATACAGGCGGAGGTGGTTTGGGCAGCGCGCCATGAGATGGCCAGAACAGTGGAGGATGTGCTGGCCCGGAGGCTGCGGGTCCTGTTTCTAGATGCGAAGGCGGCCATTGACATGGCGCCGCAGGTGGCTGAGCTCATGGCAACGGAGCTGGGGCATGATGCAGCATGGCAACAGGACCAGGTGCGCGTCTTTACCCAGCTTGCGGGGCAGTACCTGTTAGAGCCCTACAGTAAAGCAACACCTGCAGCGGTTGATCAGATTTAA
- a CDS encoding DUF805 domain-containing protein produces MSNIFSFSGRIRRTEYAVTQIVLSFVGGILFFIFGASLFAGESAAVGAMVCLFITMLLLSWVSLAAGTKRCHDRGNSGFFQLIPFYGLWMLFGDGDHGGNRYGNDPKGRMSQADLFRATASAQAPQEAPVSI; encoded by the coding sequence ATGTCAAACATCTTCTCTTTTAGCGGAAGAATCCGCAGAACCGAGTACGCCGTTACGCAAATTGTTTTATCATTCGTAGGCGGCATCCTCTTCTTTATTTTCGGGGCTTCGCTTTTTGCCGGCGAGTCGGCAGCAGTTGGGGCAATGGTCTGTCTCTTTATTACCATGCTCTTGCTTAGCTGGGTTAGCCTTGCTGCTGGCACCAAAAGATGCCATGACCGCGGGAACTCAGGCTTTTTTCAGCTGATCCCTTTCTACGGACTCTGGATGCTGTTCGGCGACGGTGACCACGGAGGCAACCGCTACGGAAATGACCCGAAAGGACGCATGAGCCAGGCGGACCTTTTTAGAGCCACCGCTTCTGCTCAGGCTCCTCAAGAGGCTCCTGTAAGTATCTAA
- a CDS encoding tetratricopeptide repeat protein — protein MYKKLLPAALSFVLLSGIVVAQDINLEKVSFNYMRLPLQPLPKEAKTFSGKVEIAYKEEVEAAKEARQQEVEDIKATAAAEKAEYKQKSLGAKAFSKIILDEGKPKGPVIGKDPYVAKIHDGNSLANSYVQIPSYTRQDADADVQVTVLLHGFSVVDVVPQTRESMIKKDGKDITTTYYYYEVSYNHPITLRVQNKDGQVLYESPIEALSELTVAKTGEYKTQDGLEKHWAINQNNFLRGLDDAIILKNMNIVKEELASQYGYNPMLRATTVLNIKDKKVSYDDFNQAFESATTGYSKLANQEKKAEAVAELEKALELWNNALKEADPKNKKARVDAKVAAATHLNCAEAYMWLNNFEEAEKHLNKIKMLDVSKYENLAKELQVVLADQKSRYNSSQNNM, from the coding sequence ATGTACAAAAAACTTTTACCAGCTGCATTATCCTTTGTTCTGCTGTCAGGAATAGTCGTTGCGCAGGATATCAACCTTGAGAAGGTAAGCTTTAACTACATGAGGCTTCCATTACAGCCTCTACCAAAAGAAGCGAAAACCTTCTCGGGTAAAGTAGAGATTGCCTATAAAGAAGAGGTAGAGGCTGCCAAAGAAGCACGCCAGCAGGAAGTGGAGGATATCAAAGCGACTGCCGCCGCCGAGAAGGCTGAGTACAAGCAAAAATCTTTGGGGGCGAAGGCCTTTAGCAAAATAATACTGGATGAGGGCAAGCCTAAAGGTCCCGTTATTGGCAAGGACCCATACGTTGCGAAAATCCATGATGGCAATAGCCTTGCCAATTCCTATGTACAGATACCGAGTTATACCCGGCAAGATGCCGATGCCGATGTGCAGGTAACGGTGCTGTTGCACGGTTTTTCGGTGGTAGACGTTGTGCCGCAGACAAGGGAATCGATGATTAAGAAAGATGGAAAAGACATCACCACTACGTATTATTACTATGAGGTGTCTTATAATCATCCGATTACGCTGCGAGTACAAAATAAGGATGGGCAAGTGCTCTATGAGTCGCCTATCGAAGCGCTAAGTGAACTAACAGTAGCAAAAACAGGTGAGTATAAAACACAGGACGGCCTTGAAAAGCACTGGGCTATAAACCAGAACAACTTCCTGCGCGGGCTGGACGATGCGATCATTCTAAAAAATATGAACATCGTGAAGGAGGAACTCGCCAGCCAGTACGGCTACAATCCTATGTTGAGAGCAACCACAGTCCTCAATATCAAGGACAAGAAAGTTTCTTACGATGACTTTAACCAAGCCTTTGAAAGTGCGACCACAGGCTACAGCAAATTAGCCAACCAGGAGAAGAAAGCGGAAGCGGTGGCTGAGCTGGAAAAGGCACTAGAGTTGTGGAATAATGCGCTGAAAGAAGCGGATCCGAAAAATAAGAAAGCACGAGTAGATGCCAAGGTAGCCGCTGCCACACACTTGAACTGTGCAGAAGCCTATATGTGGCTGAATAATTTTGAAGAAGCTGAGAAGCATCTTAATAAGATAAAGATGCTGGATGTTAGTAAGTATGAGAACCTGGCAAAAGAACTACAAGTAGTACTTGCCGATCAAAAGAGTCGTTACAACAGCAGCCAGAACAACATGTAA
- the pafA gene encoding alkaline phosphatase PafA produces MRLRLKAAGIVLLVLTACRSQQPIAGLTGNQPVQWQSGEAYTSKPKLVVGVIIDQFRPDYLQRFYHHFGSGGFKRLMTQGYYNRNTHYNYVPTVTGPGHASVYAGTTPAVHGIVANSWYSRELSRTVYCAEDTLARSVGSDTDAGRRSPRNLLTTNIADALKLSTNSKSKVVGVAVKDRGAIMPAGHMADGAYWFDSRQGKFISSTYYMEALPDWVNAFNTKSLPQQYMDSTWNMLMPLATYEGPDDSPFEKVFKGKRAAVFPYNLRELGPDNGNYSLLTYTPFANTIVTELAMAAIAGEHMGQDEVPDLLAVSYSSTDILGHSFGPRSAEIQDMYLRLDQDIAYLLNYLDSTVGEGQYVMFLTADHAAAEVPNYLVTNKVPAGYFSQKDLRRKAEAFLQNTYGEDGLVEYVTNQQVYLNHKIVRDKKLDLDVVQQSVASYLRDVDGVVAVYTSGELRQQDYCEGNPWLLKKGYNYKRSGDVFVVLEPGWLDGGKVGTTHGTGYNYDTHVPLLWYGGHIKPGSSVRRQNITDVAPTLSFMLDIILPNGANGEPIQEVLQ; encoded by the coding sequence ATGAGATTACGTTTGAAGGCAGCAGGTATCGTGCTGCTGGTGCTCACCGCCTGTCGCTCTCAGCAGCCGATCGCAGGTCTCACTGGCAACCAGCCGGTGCAGTGGCAAAGCGGAGAGGCCTATACTTCTAAACCAAAATTAGTGGTGGGAGTTATCATAGACCAGTTCAGGCCTGATTACCTGCAGCGCTTTTACCACCACTTCGGCAGCGGAGGCTTCAAGCGTCTGATGACCCAAGGGTACTATAACCGGAACACCCACTACAATTACGTGCCCACTGTTACGGGGCCTGGCCATGCCTCTGTGTACGCCGGCACTACACCTGCCGTCCATGGCATCGTAGCCAACAGCTGGTACAGCCGGGAATTGAGCCGTACGGTGTACTGTGCCGAAGATACGTTGGCGAGATCTGTAGGAAGCGACACAGACGCAGGAAGAAGGTCGCCTCGCAACCTGTTAACAACAAACATTGCAGATGCACTAAAGCTATCTACAAATAGCAAAAGCAAAGTAGTTGGGGTTGCCGTGAAAGACCGTGGTGCGATCATGCCTGCTGGCCACATGGCTGACGGGGCATATTGGTTCGACAGCAGGCAAGGCAAATTTATCAGTAGCACTTACTATATGGAAGCGCTTCCTGATTGGGTAAATGCTTTTAACACAAAAAGCCTGCCTCAACAGTACATGGACAGCACTTGGAACATGCTAATGCCACTGGCAACCTATGAAGGCCCTGATGATTCCCCTTTCGAAAAAGTCTTCAAGGGAAAACGCGCCGCCGTCTTTCCTTATAACCTGAGGGAACTGGGGCCGGATAATGGAAATTACAGTCTACTGACTTATACACCGTTTGCCAACACCATCGTCACAGAACTGGCTATGGCTGCCATAGCAGGGGAGCATATGGGGCAAGATGAGGTGCCGGATCTGCTCGCTGTGAGCTACTCGTCCACTGATATCCTGGGCCACAGTTTCGGGCCCCGTTCTGCTGAAATTCAGGACATGTACCTGAGGCTGGACCAGGATATTGCGTATCTGCTCAATTACCTGGACAGTACAGTGGGAGAGGGGCAGTACGTGATGTTCCTGACAGCTGACCATGCCGCCGCAGAAGTGCCAAACTATTTGGTCACTAATAAAGTGCCGGCCGGTTATTTCAGCCAAAAAGACTTGAGAAGGAAGGCTGAAGCCTTTCTACAGAATACCTACGGGGAGGATGGACTGGTGGAGTACGTGACAAACCAGCAAGTGTATCTGAATCACAAAATTGTGCGCGACAAAAAGCTGGATCTCGATGTGGTACAGCAAAGTGTTGCCAGCTACCTGCGTGATGTAGATGGCGTTGTGGCTGTGTATACTTCCGGAGAGTTGCGGCAGCAAGATTACTGTGAAGGGAATCCATGGCTGCTGAAGAAAGGCTATAATTACAAAAGATCTGGTGATGTATTTGTAGTGTTGGAGCCTGGCTGGCTGGACGGCGGTAAGGTTGGCACTACTCATGGAACAGGTTACAATTATGATACGCACGTGCCACTGCTGTGGTACGGTGGGCATATAAAACCTGGTTCATCTGTCCGTAGGCAAAATATTACCGACGTTGCCCCGACATTATCTTTTATGCTGGATATTATTCTTCCAAACGGTGCTAATGGTGAGCCGATCCAGGAGGTTTTACAATAA
- a CDS encoding glycerophosphodiester phosphodiesterase family protein, which produces MIVTLLRLAAFIPLMAMGFLLSACAVRVERAPKLHTLQINGSSKLREYFRYTGQGVPLISGHRGGTEGYPENSIAAFEHTLRHIPAFFEIDPRLTRDSVIVLMHDATLDRTTTGTGKVSDYTWAELKKLKLKDRAGNVTEHRIPTLEEVIAWGRGKTILNLDKKDVPLRITAALIKKHQAEGYVMVTVHNAAQARFYHEQNSEIMFSAFVKTKEALAEYEQAGIPWSHMIAYIGSESKSGNKEMYDLLHTRSVMCMISAAPIYDKLSDPAARQKAYQEIIKGGADILESDLPVEAAQSIKGYIPAQSTKRKFF; this is translated from the coding sequence ATGATTGTAACACTTCTGCGGCTCGCTGCCTTCATACCTTTAATGGCAATGGGCTTTCTCTTGAGTGCTTGTGCTGTAAGGGTAGAGAGGGCTCCTAAACTCCACACGCTACAGATTAACGGCAGCAGCAAACTACGGGAATACTTTAGGTACACAGGGCAGGGTGTTCCGCTCATCAGCGGGCACCGCGGCGGCACTGAAGGCTACCCTGAAAATAGTATTGCGGCTTTTGAGCATACGCTGCGTCACATCCCCGCTTTCTTTGAAATAGACCCGCGACTGACCAGAGACAGCGTTATTGTGCTGATGCACGACGCCACCCTAGACCGTACCACCACTGGCACTGGAAAAGTGTCGGACTACACCTGGGCCGAACTTAAAAAGCTGAAGCTGAAAGACCGTGCGGGAAACGTGACGGAGCACCGCATTCCCACACTGGAGGAGGTAATAGCGTGGGGAAGAGGCAAAACGATCCTTAACCTGGACAAGAAGGACGTGCCCTTGAGGATAACGGCCGCCCTCATTAAAAAGCACCAGGCAGAGGGGTACGTGATGGTGACGGTGCACAACGCCGCCCAAGCCAGGTTCTACCATGAACAAAATTCCGAGATCATGTTTTCTGCCTTTGTGAAAACCAAAGAAGCACTAGCTGAATATGAGCAGGCGGGCATTCCTTGGAGCCACATGATCGCGTACATCGGTTCAGAGAGCAAATCTGGTAACAAGGAGATGTATGACCTGTTGCACACCCGGAGCGTCATGTGCATGATTTCCGCAGCGCCTATCTATGACAAGCTTTCTGACCCGGCAGCGCGACAAAAGGCTTACCAGGAGATCATCAAAGGAGGAGCTGATATTCTGGAGTCAGACTTGCCGGTAGAGGCCGCCCAGAGCATCAAAGGGTATATCCCGGCCCAAAGTACAAAGCGCAAGTTCTTCTAA
- a CDS encoding histidine phosphatase family protein has protein sequence MLNIYLLRHGQTAWNADGNRYCGRTDLPLTEKGLAQADAVSQQLKSINFDAVYASPLQRASQTAYIASGKTEVVTDERLIEADFGNWEGKTKEEFIAENQTLWTDWMNDPTNCQAGGIGETGKAVISRVDDFFRSLAERHLSGNVLVVAHNGVNRLYLAHKLGMPLKNYRKLELDNSAITQFTLDEQGELILKRLNSLL, from the coding sequence ATGCTTAACATTTACTTATTGCGCCACGGGCAAACAGCCTGGAATGCCGACGGCAACAGATATTGTGGTCGCACTGATTTACCTTTAACAGAAAAAGGCTTGGCACAGGCAGATGCTGTGAGCCAGCAGCTTAAAAGTATAAATTTTGATGCTGTATATGCCTCTCCGCTGCAGCGGGCCAGCCAGACAGCCTACATCGCCAGTGGTAAGACAGAAGTGGTAACGGATGAGCGCTTGATTGAAGCTGATTTTGGTAACTGGGAGGGCAAAACCAAAGAAGAGTTTATCGCTGAAAACCAAACCCTGTGGACTGACTGGATGAATGACCCGACCAACTGCCAGGCTGGCGGCATCGGGGAAACAGGCAAGGCAGTTATAAGCCGTGTGGATGATTTTTTCAGATCGCTGGCAGAGCGGCACCTAAGCGGTAATGTACTGGTGGTGGCCCACAATGGCGTAAACCGCCTGTACCTGGCGCACAAGTTGGGCATGCCGCTCAAAAATTATCGTAAACTTGAACTCGATAACTCTGCTATCACGCAATTTACACTGGATGAACAGGGAGAGCTGATTCTGAAACGTCTGAACAGCTTGCTGTAA
- a CDS encoding FGGY-family carbohydrate kinase: protein MRAPYFIGIDIGTQGARVVLVDSVGNVLGSNEEVFPLSSQSREEQSPKVWWDSCLRSLHALLAQAGKEVNLQEVKAVSVTSTSGTVIPLDAANEPLHNAIMYSDKRSAAEGELCREIALQHTPDGYTGFNASSGLSKMVWYVQHYPEQAQKLAQWVHAADYIIGKLSGRFDITDYTNALKSGYDVKNNQWPANLYEQLPLKRKWLQEVVPSGTPVGAMLPELAQELGLPRTVQVVAGMTDGCASQIASGAVKLGDWNTTIGTTLVVKGVTKEEVVDPQGRLYSHRHPEGFWMPGGASNTGADWVSADFSGNLDELNQQAAKLIPTDLVAWPLRQQGERFPFIAPQAVGFEPEGLTEAERFAANMEGVAYVERFAFELIEQLSGEQVKAVYTAGGGSNSDVWLTIRSNVLNLPIYKMRHVTGAVGAAILAASKTHYTSIVEAASALTQVEKEVYPTKEMSERYERGYKKFLQLMQEKGYIASNYQYA from the coding sequence ATGAGAGCTCCGTATTTTATAGGAATAGATATCGGAACACAAGGTGCGCGCGTCGTGCTGGTCGACTCGGTAGGGAATGTGCTCGGCAGCAATGAAGAAGTTTTCCCGCTCAGCAGCCAGTCCAGAGAAGAGCAGTCGCCGAAGGTGTGGTGGGATTCCTGCCTGCGCTCGCTTCATGCGCTCCTGGCGCAGGCCGGCAAGGAGGTGAACTTACAGGAGGTAAAAGCTGTGTCAGTTACATCTACCTCCGGCACGGTTATTCCGCTGGATGCTGCCAATGAGCCGCTGCACAACGCCATCATGTATAGCGATAAACGCTCTGCTGCAGAAGGGGAGCTGTGCAGGGAGATAGCCTTGCAGCATACTCCGGATGGGTATACGGGCTTTAATGCCTCCAGCGGCCTTTCCAAAATGGTGTGGTACGTGCAGCATTACCCGGAGCAGGCCCAGAAGCTGGCCCAATGGGTGCATGCGGCAGACTACATCATTGGTAAACTAAGTGGCCGCTTTGATATAACGGACTATACCAACGCCCTGAAATCAGGCTACGATGTCAAAAACAACCAATGGCCTGCCAACCTTTACGAACAGCTGCCGCTGAAGCGGAAGTGGCTGCAGGAGGTGGTGCCGTCGGGCACACCTGTTGGCGCTATGCTTCCAGAACTGGCACAGGAGCTGGGCTTGCCGAGAACTGTTCAGGTAGTGGCAGGTATGACAGACGGCTGCGCTTCCCAGATTGCCTCCGGCGCGGTGAAGCTGGGTGACTGGAACACGACCATCGGTACCACCCTGGTGGTGAAAGGGGTTACAAAAGAGGAGGTGGTAGATCCGCAGGGGAGGCTCTACAGCCACCGCCACCCCGAAGGCTTCTGGATGCCCGGTGGCGCAAGCAACACGGGTGCCGATTGGGTATCAGCGGATTTCTCCGGCAATCTGGACGAGCTGAATCAACAGGCGGCAAAACTGATTCCTACTGACCTAGTGGCCTGGCCGCTGCGCCAGCAGGGGGAGCGTTTCCCTTTTATTGCTCCGCAGGCAGTAGGATTTGAACCTGAAGGGCTGACCGAGGCTGAGCGCTTTGCCGCTAACATGGAGGGGGTAGCTTATGTGGAACGCTTTGCTTTCGAGCTAATCGAGCAACTATCCGGGGAGCAGGTGAAGGCCGTGTATACGGCGGGAGGAGGCAGCAACAGCGATGTGTGGCTCACCATCCGGAGCAATGTGCTGAACTTGCCGATCTACAAAATGCGGCATGTAACGGGTGCCGTAGGAGCTGCCATATTAGCTGCATCCAAAACACATTATACTTCCATTGTAGAGGCTGCCAGTGCCCTGACACAGGTAGAGAAAGAAGTGTACCCGACAAAGGAAATGAGCGAACGCTACGAGCGGGGCTACAAAAAATTCCTGCAGCTTATGCAGGAGAAAGGTTATATAGCATCAAATTATCAATATGCTTAA
- a CDS encoding FGGY-family carbohydrate kinase, with product MAAQDAYMIVDIGTGNVRVAVATPAGEVLCVERDNVHYKTDDKYADALWFDPTALWGQILTLAAKALQQVPQVVIKAVTASSQREGVVLLDEEGNAIIGFPNHDHRGREWECMLANKERIYQLTGRYPSSLFSALKLVGLRERQPALYDKFSTLLSISDWAQYQLSGVKGFEHSQASETQLYDVAAKCWSEELCAAFGIESRVLPPLHSSGAILGKVLPVYAQQLQISPETVVVVGGADTQLAIKSTRPSVDDIVIVSGTTTPVTKIMTDYLVDEQERTWTNRHVEEGCFILETNAGVTGLNYQRLKEIFYPYESYDVIERELAAAPASQCVASLGSLIADEKSPVIRGGFSFNVPVSHELTRACFVRAALWDIACCIKANCEALCQVTGHELDYVWACGGGMQSPMLRQFIATLLNKKVLLREGFQQASVIGGAFICNQALGIPEGDTPVAEIVYPAAQEHEAQQEEWRSMRRSLRQGDLREEVV from the coding sequence ATGGCAGCACAGGACGCATACATGATCGTGGACATTGGTACCGGTAATGTTAGGGTAGCGGTGGCTACTCCGGCAGGAGAGGTACTTTGTGTGGAGCGCGACAATGTACACTACAAAACAGATGATAAGTACGCAGATGCCCTATGGTTTGACCCTACAGCATTGTGGGGGCAGATCCTGACACTAGCCGCAAAAGCACTGCAGCAGGTGCCGCAGGTAGTCATCAAAGCTGTTACGGCATCCAGCCAGCGCGAAGGCGTGGTGTTGCTGGACGAAGAAGGAAATGCTATCATCGGCTTTCCGAACCACGACCACCGTGGCCGGGAGTGGGAATGCATGCTTGCAAACAAGGAGCGCATTTATCAGCTTACGGGCCGCTATCCGAGTTCGCTTTTCTCTGCTTTAAAGTTAGTGGGGTTACGGGAGAGGCAGCCAGCGTTGTATGATAAATTCAGCACACTGCTAAGTATAAGCGATTGGGCTCAGTACCAGCTAAGCGGCGTGAAAGGTTTTGAGCATTCGCAGGCATCTGAAACGCAGCTGTATGATGTAGCCGCGAAGTGTTGGTCAGAAGAGCTCTGCGCCGCCTTCGGGATTGAAAGCAGGGTGTTGCCTCCGCTTCATTCTTCCGGGGCTATACTTGGTAAAGTGCTGCCAGTGTATGCGCAACAGCTGCAAATTTCACCTGAAACGGTAGTTGTAGTGGGTGGGGCAGATACTCAGCTGGCGATCAAGAGCACGCGCCCTTCTGTGGATGATATCGTGATTGTTTCCGGTACTACCACACCTGTTACCAAAATCATGACAGACTATTTGGTGGATGAGCAGGAACGCACCTGGACGAACCGACATGTAGAGGAGGGCTGCTTTATACTAGAGACAAACGCCGGAGTAACGGGGCTGAACTATCAGCGCCTGAAAGAAATATTTTACCCTTACGAAAGCTATGATGTGATTGAGCGGGAACTTGCCGCTGCGCCAGCCTCGCAATGCGTGGCCTCGCTTGGTTCTTTGATCGCTGATGAGAAATCGCCTGTCATTCGGGGTGGGTTTTCCTTCAATGTGCCAGTATCGCATGAGCTTACCCGCGCCTGCTTTGTGCGTGCCGCCCTCTGGGATATAGCATGCTGCATCAAGGCAAACTGCGAGGCGCTGTGCCAGGTAACGGGCCACGAACTAGACTACGTATGGGCCTGCGGTGGCGGCATGCAAAGCCCAATGCTGCGGCAGTTCATTGCCACCTTACTGAACAAGAAAGTGCTGCTGCGGGAAGGGTTTCAGCAGGCATCGGTGATAGGCGGAGCATTTATCTGCAACCAGGCATTGGGTATACCTGAAGGGGATACACCTGTGGCAGAAATAGTTTACCCTGCAGCGCAGGAACATGAAGCCCAGCAGGAGGAATGGCGTAGCATGCGCCGCAGTCTTAGACAGGGGGACTTAAGAGAGGAGGTCGTATGA
- a CDS encoding 2-hydroxyacid dehydrogenase, with protein MRILITAPYHEKALEQLQATFGEIIYRPWKPHGRAYNEQELKALLADTQAEALITEHDHVTEEVISAYPDLQFIGVCRGTPSNVAVSTATELDIPIFNTPARNAQAVAEMFVANTISLLRHTMAGCAWLQGENWEAGAHTSYLQFKGNELAGRTIGMVGFGAIGQRIAEMVRCFPCDIQFYDPFMESPDPAYKKMTLEEVFTTSDIVSVHLPVTEQTINMIDASLISLMKPDAIFVNTARAAVVKREDLLDALENKRIRGAILDVFDHEPPDETDYKIIHMPHVLATPHIAGATFEVEDHHADIMNAALQKWFVEGKKELKQLVNKDILTLQS; from the coding sequence ATGAGGATTTTAATTACGGCACCTTACCATGAGAAGGCACTAGAGCAGTTGCAGGCAACTTTTGGAGAAATCATATATAGACCCTGGAAGCCCCATGGCCGTGCCTACAACGAGCAGGAGCTCAAGGCGCTGCTTGCAGATACGCAGGCAGAGGCCTTGATTACGGAGCATGATCATGTAACGGAGGAGGTAATCAGCGCTTATCCTGACCTGCAGTTTATTGGTGTTTGCCGGGGCACGCCGTCCAATGTGGCGGTGAGCACGGCCACAGAGCTGGATATACCCATATTTAACACACCGGCCCGTAATGCACAGGCTGTGGCTGAAATGTTTGTGGCTAACACCATCTCCTTACTTCGCCATACAATGGCAGGCTGTGCCTGGCTGCAAGGTGAGAACTGGGAGGCCGGTGCCCATACTTCATACCTTCAATTTAAGGGTAACGAACTGGCCGGCAGAACTATCGGTATGGTAGGGTTTGGAGCCATCGGGCAGCGCATTGCTGAAATGGTCCGCTGCTTCCCTTGCGATATTCAATTCTACGACCCCTTTATGGAGTCTCCGGACCCGGCCTATAAAAAAATGACACTGGAAGAGGTGTTTACAACCAGCGACATCGTTTCTGTTCACCTGCCGGTAACGGAGCAGACGATCAATATGATTGATGCCTCGCTTATCTCGCTAATGAAGCCTGATGCCATCTTTGTGAACACCGCCCGCGCAGCCGTGGTGAAGCGGGAAGACCTGCTGGATGCGCTGGAGAATAAGCGTATCCGTGGTGCCATCCTGGACGTGTTCGACCACGAGCCGCCGGACGAGACGGACTACAAGATCATCCACATGCCGCACGTGCTGGCCACGCCGCATATTGCCGGAGCCACATTTGAGGTGGAAGACCACCACGCCGACATCATGAATGCTGCTTTGCAAAAGTGGTTTGTGGAGGGTAAGAAAGAACTGAAGCAATTAGTAAACAAAGATATTTTGACACTGCAAAGCTAA